A region of Pyxidicoccus parkwaysis DNA encodes the following proteins:
- the roxA gene encoding rubber dioxygenase RoxA: MRLRWTWKWAASSSLALALGASQAMAADPLPLLDTTAIRSPFSAACQGKPDSTPLPVDPRTLVVPGVNKPGTAVQFNAYWVDLHTPPAPFVSTLAPNPTTCGEFRASVARGRSNIESRAYFQSFIDSNSYYNLYLLWGYLIRPSDFDDQVIKRYGLSKAPFRNPYPLPWENPNLTNGGSGQLPLGMMQEKDDTGRWTGKISSGCSGCHDSRLGTEQEAYFSWGRSNDAIDSGLIQSDFFRATVWESPLLLAPIPWSVGRGTSDAIGIVDLLPAIFDMDSLALVPSLLEYFPTHAGGMSRAPNWWYRAFKTRQFWDGALTSDNVRSEMAFGIANLGRSAEKRRALTAEFDDNDNFFISLSPPVYPKTINTALAEQGAVLFHERDLWANGANANIPKTPGNGSCASCHGVYAPRYAANPAYLPDPRLKGIAGVITPIETIRTDPARVELMADERKRRAWNTSFLGYNDEAPNHGPFYDDPISSALRRVPRAAYDNGTGPVYSPLGPNEWINPFGYVAPPMYGAWASAPYFHNGSVPTLWEVLKPSDRRAVWKRQQTATNVLGNNAGYDPSFASYDFAKLGWKVTALACGDAPANDPFIPCSQEMATADILFANIANLAANYNSLAYQSPPPITQKQIRSRMIFNSHLYGLGNEGHDFTQSLTDTERWAIIEYLKTL; this comes from the coding sequence ATGAGACTGAGATGGACTTGGAAGTGGGCCGCTTCGAGCTCCCTGGCTCTCGCCCTGGGCGCATCCCAGGCGATGGCCGCGGACCCGTTGCCGTTGCTGGACACGACGGCCATCCGCTCGCCGTTCTCGGCGGCGTGTCAGGGCAAACCGGACTCGACGCCGTTACCCGTGGACCCGCGCACGCTCGTCGTGCCCGGCGTCAACAAGCCGGGGACGGCGGTGCAGTTCAACGCGTACTGGGTGGACCTGCACACGCCGCCGGCGCCGTTCGTCTCGACGCTGGCGCCCAACCCGACGACGTGTGGTGAGTTCCGCGCGAGCGTGGCCCGGGGCCGCTCGAACATCGAGTCGCGCGCCTACTTCCAGTCCTTCATCGACTCGAACTCCTACTACAACCTCTACCTGCTCTGGGGCTATCTCATCCGCCCCTCCGACTTCGACGACCAGGTCATCAAGCGCTACGGGCTCTCGAAGGCGCCCTTCCGCAATCCCTATCCGCTGCCCTGGGAGAACCCCAACCTCACCAACGGCGGCAGCGGCCAGCTCCCGCTGGGCATGATGCAGGAGAAGGACGACACCGGGCGCTGGACGGGCAAGATTTCCTCGGGCTGCTCGGGCTGCCACGACTCGCGGCTGGGCACGGAGCAGGAGGCGTACTTCTCGTGGGGCCGCAGCAACGACGCGATTGACTCCGGCCTCATCCAGTCCGACTTCTTCCGCGCCACCGTCTGGGAGAGCCCGCTGCTGCTCGCGCCCATTCCCTGGAGCGTGGGCCGCGGCACCAGTGACGCCATCGGCATCGTCGACCTGCTGCCCGCCATCTTCGACATGGACTCGCTCGCGCTCGTGCCGAGCCTGCTCGAGTACTTCCCCACCCATGCGGGCGGCATGTCCCGCGCGCCCAACTGGTGGTACCGCGCCTTCAAGACGCGCCAGTTCTGGGACGGCGCGCTCACCTCGGACAACGTCCGCTCGGAGATGGCCTTCGGCATCGCGAACCTGGGCCGCTCGGCGGAGAAGCGCCGCGCGCTGACGGCCGAGTTCGACGACAACGACAACTTCTTCATCTCGCTCTCGCCGCCCGTCTACCCGAAGACCATCAACACCGCGCTCGCCGAGCAGGGCGCCGTCCTCTTCCACGAGAGGGACCTCTGGGCGAACGGCGCCAACGCCAACATCCCGAAGACGCCGGGCAACGGCTCCTGTGCGAGCTGCCACGGTGTCTATGCGCCGCGCTACGCCGCGAACCCGGCGTACCTGCCCGACCCGCGGCTCAAGGGAATCGCCGGTGTCATCACCCCGATTGAGACCATCCGCACGGACCCGGCACGCGTGGAGCTGATGGCGGACGAGCGCAAGCGCAGGGCCTGGAACACGTCGTTCCTCGGCTACAACGACGAGGCTCCGAACCACGGTCCCTTCTACGACGACCCCATCAGCAGCGCCCTGCGCCGCGTGCCGCGTGCCGCGTATGACAATGGCACCGGCCCCGTCTACTCACCCCTGGGGCCCAACGAGTGGATCAACCCGTTCGGCTACGTCGCGCCGCCCATGTACGGCGCGTGGGCGTCCGCTCCCTACTTCCACAACGGCAGCGTGCCCACGCTCTGGGAGGTGCTGAAGCCGTCGGACCGCCGTGCGGTGTGGAAGCGCCAGCAGACCGCCACCAACGTGCTGGGGAACAATGCCGGCTACGACCCGAGCTTCGCGTCGTATGACTTCGCGAAGCTCGGCTGGAAGGTGACGGCCCTGGCCTGCGGCGACGCGCCGGCGAATGACCCGTTCATCCCGTGCAGCCAGGAGATGGCGACGGCGGACATCCTCTTCGCGAACATCGCCAACCTCGCCGCCAACTACAACTCGCTCGCCTACCAGTCGCCCCCTCCCATCACCCAGAAGCAGATTCGCTCGCGAATGATTTTCAATTCGCACCTCTACGGGCTCGGCAACGAAGGCCATGACTTCACCCAGTCGCTCACCGACACCGAGCGCTGGGCCATCATCGAATACCTGAAGACACTCTGA
- a CDS encoding MBL fold metallo-hydrolase codes for MGAHLTASQSLTSLTRLDRRWLHLFVCGPGTGEGLALALPGSGWVFVDACMIDGRSPQQLLLEQYREPAGVDPLRAMVLTHPHQDHASGFAELVDVLVPESIATTGNPPPKYHLVEAVEALLSSTSSQVTSARTPAATVLAAARAIKEWERKTGRQLAPLRDGEALSTGTSLASIACRAPTDADITSLLGPPPSPHLARNANHLSAVLEVLFGQTRVVLGGDLPRYESLKARTVSVPSGWDAVITRHPHLAGHGGLKVPHHASTYALHPQLISPTGPQARGWCVTPYRSKGLPRTEPGDGLSRLLAAEPSVHVTAPPASCERKGWVPPSVVTLQQLHHEASTVPTGDALLDRGTDIRGGGPKGPLDNVWCVAFDDAGQVVGRWRGPQAFEVTQGPIT; via the coding sequence ATGGGCGCGCACCTGACGGCCAGCCAGTCGCTGACGTCCCTCACGCGTCTGGACCGACGCTGGCTCCACCTGTTTGTCTGTGGGCCCGGGACCGGGGAGGGACTCGCTCTCGCACTGCCCGGCTCCGGCTGGGTGTTCGTCGACGCTTGCATGATTGACGGGCGCTCCCCCCAGCAGCTCCTTCTCGAGCAATATCGGGAACCGGCCGGCGTGGACCCCCTTCGTGCGATGGTCCTGACGCATCCCCATCAGGACCATGCCTCGGGCTTCGCGGAGCTGGTCGATGTGCTCGTCCCAGAATCCATTGCCACCACCGGAAACCCTCCTCCGAAGTACCACCTGGTGGAGGCCGTTGAGGCGTTGCTCTCATCAACCTCTTCCCAGGTCACGAGTGCCCGGACTCCCGCGGCGACGGTCCTCGCCGCGGCCAGGGCCATCAAGGAATGGGAGCGCAAGACGGGCAGACAGCTGGCGCCCTTGCGAGATGGTGAAGCGCTTTCCACGGGTACCAGCCTGGCATCCATCGCCTGCCGTGCCCCGACGGACGCGGACATTACGAGCCTGCTGGGCCCCCCACCCTCGCCCCACCTCGCCAGGAATGCCAACCACCTGAGCGCGGTACTGGAAGTGCTCTTCGGGCAGACCCGCGTCGTGCTCGGCGGCGACCTTCCCCGGTACGAGTCGCTCAAGGCCAGAACGGTTTCCGTGCCCTCCGGTTGGGATGCGGTGATTACGCGCCACCCGCACCTGGCGGGACATGGCGGGTTGAAGGTACCGCACCACGCGTCCACCTACGCGCTCCATCCTCAGCTGATTTCCCCTACGGGACCGCAGGCACGAGGCTGGTGTGTGACGCCCTACCGGAGCAAGGGACTGCCACGGACCGAACCCGGGGACGGACTCTCGCGGCTCCTGGCCGCAGAACCCTCCGTGCACGTCACGGCCCCTCCTGCTTCCTGTGAGCGAAAGGGCTGGGTTCCTCCTTCCGTGGTGACGCTGCAACAACTCCACCACGAGGCAAGCACGGTTCCCACGGGAGATGCGCTTCTCGACCGGGGCACCGATATCCGTGGCGGTGGGCCCAAAGGCCCATTGGACAACGTCTGGTGCGTGGCGTTCGACGACGCGGGGCAGGTCGTCGGGCGCTGGCGGGGACCCCAGGCCTTCGAGGTCACGCAAGGCCCCATCACATGA
- a CDS encoding aldehyde dehydrogenase family protein, with amino-acid sequence MARNLSPLAAEPLPSLDARALVEKQRAYFETRVTLPLEWRREQLRALERVARKYEAEILAALKADLSKSAEEAYLTEVGSIYGEVKNALKNVKGWMKPRSGSAPIVIQPARAYQYLEPLGVTLVIAPWNYPYQLAIAPLIGALAAGCTAVLKPSELSPATSSVLAKMLGEAFPPEVVSVVEGGVAESQALLAERWDLIFFTGGTQVGRVVAEAAAKHLTPTILELGGKSPCIVDKSADLEVTARRIAWGKYVNAGQTCIAPDYVLIPSELKGRFTELVRKAVTDFYGADARTSGDYGRIVSARHFERVSALASHGTVAFGGERDAASRYFSPTVITDAPLSSPLMQEEIFGPLLPLVDCPSVEDAIRFVRSRPKPLALYSFARDAAVNERVLAETSSGGAVTNDVCVHFAAEGLPFGGVGESGLGGYHGQSSFDAFSHKKSVVKRPFALDMKLRYPPYGGKLNLFKRLM; translated from the coding sequence ATGGCTCGGAACCTCAGTCCCCTCGCTGCCGAGCCGTTGCCTTCGCTCGATGCGAGGGCTCTTGTTGAAAAGCAGCGCGCGTACTTCGAGACGCGCGTCACGCTCCCGCTGGAGTGGCGGCGGGAGCAGTTGCGGGCGCTCGAGAGGGTGGCCCGCAAGTACGAGGCGGAAATCCTCGCCGCGCTCAAGGCGGACCTGTCCAAGAGCGCGGAGGAGGCGTACCTCACCGAGGTCGGCAGCATCTACGGTGAGGTGAAGAACGCCCTCAAGAACGTGAAGGGGTGGATGAAGCCGCGGAGTGGCTCGGCGCCCATCGTCATCCAGCCCGCGCGGGCCTATCAGTACCTGGAGCCGCTCGGCGTGACGCTCGTCATCGCGCCGTGGAACTACCCCTACCAGCTCGCGATTGCGCCGCTCATCGGGGCGCTGGCCGCGGGCTGCACCGCCGTGCTGAAGCCCAGCGAGCTGTCTCCCGCGACGTCCAGCGTGCTCGCGAAGATGTTGGGTGAGGCGTTTCCGCCGGAGGTCGTCTCCGTCGTGGAGGGCGGCGTCGCGGAGAGCCAGGCACTCCTGGCTGAGCGCTGGGACCTCATCTTCTTCACGGGCGGCACGCAGGTGGGCCGCGTCGTGGCCGAGGCCGCGGCGAAGCACCTCACTCCCACCATCCTGGAATTGGGAGGCAAGAGCCCCTGCATCGTGGACAAGAGCGCGGACCTGGAAGTCACCGCGCGGCGCATCGCCTGGGGCAAGTACGTCAACGCCGGGCAGACGTGCATCGCGCCGGACTACGTGCTCATTCCCTCCGAGCTGAAGGGCCGCTTCACGGAGTTGGTGCGCAAGGCCGTCACGGACTTCTACGGCGCTGATGCGCGCACGAGCGGTGACTATGGCCGCATCGTCAGCGCGCGGCACTTCGAGCGCGTCAGTGCGCTCGCGTCGCACGGCACCGTCGCCTTCGGTGGTGAGCGGGACGCGGCCAGCCGCTACTTCTCGCCCACCGTCATCACGGATGCACCGCTGTCGAGCCCGCTGATGCAGGAGGAGATTTTCGGCCCCCTGCTGCCGCTGGTGGACTGCCCGAGCGTCGAGGACGCCATCCGCTTCGTGCGCTCGCGCCCGAAGCCGCTCGCGCTCTACAGCTTCGCGCGCGATGCGGCGGTGAATGAGCGCGTCCTGGCGGAGACTTCGAGCGGTGGAGCCGTCACCAACGATGTGTGCGTGCACTTCGCGGCGGAGGGGCTTCCCTTCGGCGGCGTGGGCGAGTCGGGCCTGGGCGGCTACCACGGCCAGTCGAGCTTCGACGCCTTCAGCCACAAGAAGAGCGTGGTGAAGCGGCCCTTCGCGCTGGACATGAAGCTGCGCTATCCGCCGTACGGCGGGAAGCTCAACCTGTTCAAGCGGCTCATGTGA